The Cyanobacteriota bacterium genomic interval TGTTGCAGATGGGCTAGATTGACGGCTGCTAGGGCTTCTTCTACCCGCTGGCGCACCTGCTGCAGAGACAACCGCTCGGCCACTAAGCCAAAGGCCACATCTGCCCCGACCGTCGGCATCACAAGCTGATGATCAGGGTTTTGAAACACAAAGCCTACGGGTTGGGCTACGGTTATTTCCCCCGCTTGACAGGGTAACAAGCCTGCCAATAGTTGCAGCAAGGTAGATTTGCCACTGCCATTGGTGCCTAGCAGCATCCAAAACTCACCCTTGGGCACTGTTAAACAACAGTTTTGCAAGACGGGCTGATGATCTTGCCATCGAAACCAGAGGTTATTGACTGCGATCGCGGCTGCATCCATAACCTACTCTGCAAACACAAAGCCTGGAGGTCTACCCGAACCAGTTGATGTACTGGATTTCTCTGAAATTTGCACCGCTGCAATTTCACTGCTAATGACGCTAACTTTCTTACCCACTTGTTGATCACAGGTTAGCTCTAGCACATTGGCATCCGTGGATTTCATGGCTGTTAATAGACTTTGATACAGCCCTTCCGCCTCCTCTGCGGATTTTTTCTGCACGGACAGGGACACGGGTGTGTTTTTTAGGGTCACATCAATCATGAACATGGGTACTTCTCGAAAATCTCGCGGTTTATGGTTCTACTGTTTCTAGTATCCAACTGATTGCCCTTTCGTGGGAAAATATGCCTGACTCTCTAATCTCTGTAGGTTTGCCATGCCATTGACTGAGACCTCATCTACAAACGGCTTTGACCTCAAACGCTATCTGGCCGATCGCAAAGACCAAGTTGAGGCAGCCCTAGAACAGTCGATCGCAGTCGTCTATCCAGAGATTATCTACGAATCCATGCGCTATTCTCTACTGGCTGGAGGCAAGCGTCTGCGTCCTATTCTGTGTCTGGCCACTTGTGAACTATTCGGCGGCACTATTGCTATGGCTATGCCTACAGCCTGTGCCTTAGAAATGATCCATACAATGTCATTGATCCATGATGACTTACCCGCTATGGACAATGATGATTACCGTCGGGGTAAACTGACCAACCACAAGGTCTACGGCGACGATATAGCTATCCT includes:
- a CDS encoding energy-coupling factor ABC transporter ATP-binding protein, with product MDAAAIAVNNLWFRWQDHQPVLQNCCLTVPKGEFWMLLGTNGSGKSTLLQLLAGLLPCQAGEITVAQPVGFVFQNPDHQLVMPTVGADVAFGLVAERLSLQQVRQRVEEALAAVNLAHLQQRPIYALSGGQKQRVAIAGAIARRCDVLLLDEPTALLDPDSQTDLVQQVRQLVDTKGITALWVTHRLNELDYCDGAFLLEQGRVVDHGDPARLKQQLMQRF